The following proteins are encoded in a genomic region of Streptomyces collinus Tu 365:
- the der gene encoding ribosome biogenesis GTPase Der produces the protein MSDHIQPEGSAEHEYEHGALGDAEYAEFMELAAEEGFDLQDVEGAIEAAGHGPLPVLAVVGRPNVGKSTLVNRIIGRREAVVEDKPGVTRDRVTYEAEWAGRRFKVVDTGGWEQDVLGIDASVAAQAEYAIEAADAVVFVVDAKVGATDTDEAVVRLLRKAGKPVVLCANKVDGPSGEADASYLWSLGLGEPHPVSALHGRGTGDMLDAVLEALPEAPEQSFGTAVGGPRRIALIGRPNVGKSSLLNKVAGEERVVVNEMAGTTRDPVDELIELGGVTWKFVDTAGIRKRVHLQQGADYYASLRTAAAVEKAELAVILIDASENISVQDQRIVTMAVEAGRAIVLAFNKWDTLDEERRYYLEREIETELGQVAWAPRVNVSARTGRHMEKLVPAIETALDGWETRVPTGRLNAFLGELVSAHPHPVRGGKQPRILFGTQAGTKPPRFVLFASGFIEAGYRRFIERRLREEFGFEGTPIHISVRVREKRGTKKK, from the coding sequence ATGAGCGACCACATCCAGCCCGAAGGCTCGGCCGAGCACGAGTACGAGCACGGGGCGCTCGGCGACGCCGAGTACGCGGAGTTCATGGAGCTCGCCGCGGAGGAGGGCTTCGACCTCCAGGACGTCGAGGGCGCCATCGAGGCGGCCGGCCACGGACCGCTCCCGGTCCTCGCCGTCGTCGGCCGGCCGAACGTCGGCAAGTCGACGCTCGTCAACCGGATCATCGGCCGGCGCGAGGCCGTCGTGGAGGACAAGCCCGGCGTCACCCGCGACCGCGTCACCTACGAGGCCGAGTGGGCGGGCCGCCGCTTCAAGGTCGTCGACACCGGCGGCTGGGAGCAGGACGTCCTCGGCATCGACGCCTCCGTGGCCGCCCAGGCCGAGTACGCGATCGAGGCGGCCGACGCGGTCGTCTTCGTCGTGGACGCCAAGGTCGGCGCCACCGACACCGACGAGGCCGTCGTCCGGCTGCTGCGCAAGGCCGGCAAGCCGGTCGTGCTGTGCGCCAACAAGGTCGACGGCCCGAGCGGCGAGGCCGACGCCTCCTATCTGTGGAGCCTGGGCCTCGGCGAGCCGCACCCGGTCTCCGCGCTGCACGGCCGCGGCACCGGCGACATGCTGGACGCCGTCCTCGAGGCGCTCCCCGAGGCGCCCGAGCAGAGCTTCGGCACCGCCGTCGGCGGCCCGCGCCGCATCGCGCTCATCGGCCGCCCGAACGTCGGCAAGTCCTCGCTGCTGAACAAGGTGGCCGGCGAGGAGCGCGTCGTCGTCAACGAGATGGCGGGCACCACCCGCGACCCGGTCGACGAGCTGATCGAACTGGGCGGCGTGACCTGGAAGTTCGTCGACACGGCGGGCATCCGCAAGCGCGTCCACCTCCAGCAGGGCGCCGACTACTACGCCTCGCTGCGCACCGCGGCCGCCGTCGAGAAGGCCGAGCTGGCCGTCATCCTGATCGACGCGTCCGAGAACATCTCGGTCCAGGACCAGCGCATCGTCACCATGGCCGTGGAAGCGGGCCGCGCGATCGTCCTCGCCTTCAACAAGTGGGACACCCTCGACGAGGAGCGCCGCTACTACCTGGAGCGGGAGATCGAGACCGAGCTGGGCCAGGTCGCCTGGGCGCCCCGGGTCAACGTCTCGGCCCGCACCGGCCGGCACATGGAGAAGCTGGTCCCGGCGATCGAGACCGCCCTCGACGGCTGGGAGACCCGTGTCCCCACCGGCCGGCTGAACGCCTTCCTCGGCGAGCTGGTCTCGGCCCACCCGCACCCGGTCCGTGGCGGCAAGCAGCCGCGCATCCTGTTCGGCACCCAGGCCGGCACCAAGCCCCCGCGGTTCGTCCTGTTCGCCTCCGGCTTCATCGAGGCGGGCTACCGGCGCTTCATCGAGCGCCGGCTGCGCGAGGAGTTCGGCTTCGAGGGCACCCCGATCCACATCTCGGTGCGGGTGCGCGAGAAGCGCGGCACGAAGAAGAAGTAG
- a CDS encoding helix-turn-helix transcriptional regulator, with translation MLETSARLLRLLSLLQAHREWSGADLAERLGVTARTVRRDVDRLRELGYPVNASPGTGGGYQLGAGARLPPLLLDDDEAVAVAVGLRTAAGQGIEGIGESSVRALAKLEQVLPDRLRHRVSALNAFTVPMLRDGPPVSPVEPALLTELAHLCRDAERLRFEYRTHEGVAGRRTVEPHRLVCTERRWYLVAWDVDREDWRTFRVDRITPKPPHGPRFTPREGPAEDLAAHVSRGVSTRAYATHSAVRLLVPLHEAAERVSPSAGTLEPDGEHACVLRSGAPNLDVMVVHIMLLGLPFEVLEPAGLTEAVRTLRDRLDAALERSTARPAAG, from the coding sequence ATGTTGGAGACCTCGGCACGGCTGCTGCGTCTGCTCTCGCTCCTCCAGGCCCACCGCGAGTGGTCGGGGGCCGACCTCGCCGAACGGCTCGGCGTCACCGCGCGCACCGTCCGCCGCGACGTGGACCGGCTGCGCGAGCTGGGCTACCCGGTCAACGCGAGCCCCGGCACCGGCGGCGGCTACCAGCTCGGTGCGGGCGCCCGGCTGCCCCCGCTGCTGCTCGACGACGACGAGGCCGTCGCCGTGGCGGTCGGCCTGCGCACCGCGGCGGGGCAGGGCATCGAGGGCATCGGCGAGAGCTCCGTACGCGCCCTCGCCAAGCTGGAGCAGGTGCTGCCGGACCGGCTGCGGCACCGGGTGAGCGCGCTCAACGCGTTCACCGTGCCGATGCTGCGCGACGGCCCGCCGGTGTCACCCGTCGAGCCGGCCCTGCTCACCGAGCTCGCCCACCTGTGCCGGGACGCCGAGCGGCTGCGCTTCGAGTACCGCACTCACGAGGGTGTGGCCGGCCGCCGTACCGTCGAGCCGCACCGGCTGGTGTGCACCGAGCGGCGCTGGTACCTGGTCGCCTGGGACGTGGACCGGGAGGACTGGCGGACCTTCCGCGTCGACCGCATCACGCCGAAGCCGCCGCACGGCCCGCGCTTCACCCCGCGCGAGGGACCGGCCGAGGACCTCGCCGCCCATGTCTCGCGGGGTGTCTCCACGCGCGCGTACGCCACCCACTCCGCCGTCCGGCTGCTGGTGCCGCTGCACGAGGCCGCCGAGCGGGTCTCGCCGTCCGCCGGGACCCTGGAGCCCGACGGGGAGCACGCCTGCGTCCTGCGCAGCGGGGCGCCGAACCTGGACGTGATGGTGGTTCACATCATGCTCCTGGGCCTGCCCTTCGAGGTGCTGGAGCCGGCCGGGCTGACCGAGGCCGTCAGGACGCTCCGGGACCGCCTCGACGCCGCTCTGGAGCGGAGCACGGCCCGGCCGGCCGCGGGCTGA
- a CDS encoding glycosyltransferase family 39 protein — MTDLATRAAPPRTPLPRRAAPALLGYVAVRALGLVVLAGWSAARGKSAHTLLTARWDSLWYARVAGPGYGYEVRLPNGDVHSDLAFFPLLPWLERLLHALAPLSYADAGLVVSVLASLAAAAGIFAVAEHVYGGRAGVCAVLLWAVLPVGIVQSMAYSESLFTALAAWSLYTVLTGRWVAAGALAALAGLTRPVGLAVVAAVWATGVISFVRYRSARDAHGAHGGGHAPEPAVGVRAGRSAHTGSAGGTAHASSASGGAPVAAHASVSSSPPLRSLPSLVAGLLIAPLGAAGYVLWVGHRTGAGPLGYLDVQAGWRNGFDGGYAFARFVAEKFTSFPSALAGAGLIVGVALLIRLYVACVRRRQPVALLVYTGVVLALALCASSYFGSKPRLLMPAFPVLFPLARTLARTRTSRAVLVTAGVAAASAVYGAFWLNGSGPP, encoded by the coding sequence GTGACCGACCTTGCGACCCGCGCGGCCCCGCCCCGCACCCCACTCCCCCGCCGGGCCGCCCCGGCCCTGCTCGGGTACGTGGCGGTGCGCGCCCTGGGCCTCGTCGTGCTGGCCGGGTGGAGCGCGGCGCGCGGCAAGAGCGCCCACACCCTGCTCACCGCGCGCTGGGACTCGCTCTGGTACGCCCGGGTCGCCGGCCCGGGATACGGCTACGAGGTGCGGCTGCCGAACGGCGACGTCCACTCCGACCTGGCGTTCTTCCCGCTGCTGCCCTGGCTGGAGCGGCTGCTGCACGCGCTCGCGCCGCTGTCGTACGCGGATGCCGGCCTCGTCGTCTCCGTGCTCGCCTCGCTCGCGGCGGCCGCCGGGATCTTCGCGGTCGCGGAGCACGTGTACGGCGGCCGGGCCGGGGTCTGCGCGGTGCTGCTGTGGGCGGTGCTGCCGGTCGGGATCGTGCAGTCGATGGCGTACAGCGAGTCCCTGTTCACGGCGCTGGCGGCGTGGTCGCTGTACACGGTGCTGACCGGCCGGTGGGTGGCCGCGGGCGCGCTCGCGGCGCTGGCCGGGCTGACCCGGCCGGTGGGGCTCGCGGTGGTGGCCGCGGTCTGGGCGACCGGCGTGATCTCTTTCGTGCGGTATCGAAGCGCCCGGGACGCGCACGGCGCGCACGGCGGCGGTCACGCTCCCGAACCGGCGGTCGGAGTGCGCGCGGGGCGGTCGGCGCACACCGGGAGCGCGGGCGGGACCGCGCACGCCTCTTCCGCGTCGGGGGGCGCGCCGGTCGCCGCGCACGCCTCCGTCTCTTCGTCTCCGCCCCTCCGGTCACTCCCGTCACTCGTCGCCGGTCTGCTGATCGCCCCGCTGGGGGCCGCCGGTTACGTCCTGTGGGTCGGCCACCGCACCGGCGCGGGCCCGCTCGGCTACCTCGACGTGCAGGCGGGCTGGCGCAACGGGTTCGACGGCGGGTACGCCTTCGCCCGTTTCGTCGCCGAGAAGTTCACGTCGTTCCCGTCGGCCCTCGCGGGCGCGGGCCTGATCGTCGGGGTGGCGCTGCTGATCCGGCTCTACGTGGCGTGCGTACGCCGGCGCCAGCCCGTGGCGCTGCTGGTGTACACCGGTGTCGTCCTGGCGCTCGCGCTGTGCGCGTCCAGCTACTTCGGTTCCAAGCCGCGGCTGCTGATGCCCGCCTTCCCGGTGCTGTTCCCGCTCGCCCGGACGCTGGCCCGGACCCGGACCTCAAGGGCGGTGCTGGTCACGGCCGGTGTGGCGGCGGCGAGCGCGGTCTACGGGGCGTTCTGGCTGAACGGCTCCGGACCGCCATGA
- a CDS encoding DNA polymerase beta superfamily protein, producing MIDDLDMDLTPVIAEQPHPLLFATVSGAHLYGFPSQDSDLDLRGAHLLPVADLVGLREPEETRSLAWVRFGVEMDLVTHDVRKFVRLMLRRNGYVLEQLLSPLVAHTTEEHRELTALVPGVLTGHHAHHYRGFAVTQWRLFEKTGELKPLLYTFRVLLTGIHLMRSGEVQAHLPTLLEQVDAPGYLPELIAAKAEREHGGADVDHARVAADVERLHATLDAAQAASALPDAPTAHDALHDFLVRVRRAG from the coding sequence ATGATCGACGACCTCGACATGGACCTGACGCCCGTGATCGCCGAGCAGCCCCACCCCCTGCTGTTCGCGACGGTCTCCGGGGCGCACCTGTACGGCTTTCCGTCCCAGGACTCCGACCTGGACCTGCGCGGGGCCCACCTGCTGCCGGTGGCCGACCTGGTGGGGCTGCGGGAGCCGGAGGAGACCCGGTCCCTGGCGTGGGTGCGGTTCGGCGTCGAGATGGACCTCGTGACCCACGACGTGCGCAAGTTCGTCCGGCTGATGCTCCGGCGCAACGGCTACGTGCTGGAGCAGCTGCTCTCGCCCCTGGTCGCGCACACCACGGAGGAGCACCGGGAGCTGACCGCCCTCGTCCCCGGCGTGCTCACCGGCCACCACGCCCACCACTACCGCGGCTTCGCGGTCACCCAGTGGCGGCTGTTCGAGAAGACCGGCGAACTCAAGCCGCTGCTCTACACCTTCCGCGTGCTGCTCACCGGCATCCACCTGATGCGCAGCGGCGAGGTCCAGGCCCATCTGCCCACCCTCCTGGAACAGGTGGACGCGCCCGGCTACCTGCCGGAGCTGATCGCCGCCAAGGCGGAGCGCGAGCACGGCGGCGCCGACGTCGACCACGCGCGCGTGGCGGCCGACGTGGAGCGGCTGCACGCCACGCTCGACGCGGCGCAGGCCGCCTCAGCGCTGCCCGACGCGCCCACCGCCCACGACGCCCTGCACGACTTCCTGGTACGGGTCAGGCGCGCAGGCTGA
- the cmk gene encoding (d)CMP kinase yields MENGAPTAKPVIVAIDGPSGTGKSSTSKAVAAQLGLSYLDTGAQYRAITWWMVSNGIDLEDPTAIAAVAGKPEIVSGTDPAAPAITVDGVDVAGPIRTQEVTSKVSAVSAVPEVRSRITELQRSLASGAERGIVVEGRDIGTTVLPDADLKIFLTASAEARAARRSGELKGADVQATREALIKRDAADSSRKTSPLAKADDAVEVDTTELTLAQVIECVVTLVEEKRAGK; encoded by the coding sequence GTGGAAAACGGCGCCCCGACCGCCAAGCCCGTCATCGTCGCGATCGACGGTCCCTCCGGCACGGGCAAGTCGAGCACGTCGAAGGCCGTGGCCGCGCAGCTCGGCCTGAGCTACCTGGACACCGGTGCCCAGTACCGGGCGATCACCTGGTGGATGGTCTCCAACGGCATCGACCTGGAGGACCCCACCGCGATCGCGGCCGTCGCCGGCAAGCCGGAGATCGTCTCCGGCACCGATCCGGCCGCCCCGGCCATCACGGTCGACGGCGTCGACGTGGCCGGCCCGATCCGCACCCAGGAGGTCACCTCCAAGGTCAGCGCGGTCAGCGCGGTGCCCGAGGTGCGCTCGAGGATCACCGAGCTGCAGCGCTCGCTGGCCTCCGGCGCCGAGCGGGGCATCGTGGTCGAGGGCCGGGACATCGGCACGACCGTGCTGCCCGACGCCGACCTGAAGATCTTCCTCACCGCCTCCGCCGAGGCCCGCGCGGCCCGCCGCAGCGGTGAGCTGAAGGGCGCCGACGTCCAGGCCACCCGCGAGGCCCTGATCAAGCGGGACGCGGCCGACTCCAGCCGCAAGACCTCGCCGCTCGCCAAGGCGGACGACGCGGTCGAGGTGGACACCACCGAACTCACCCTCGCCCAGGTCATCGAGTGCGTCGTCACCCTGGTCGAGGAGAAGCGAGCCGGGAAGTGA
- a CDS encoding Rieske (2Fe-2S) protein, whose protein sequence is MTNSTTRRTVLATGVATLAAGCGGNQGGSAPGTEKLAGTGEIPVGGGKVFKEQKVVVTQPAKGDFKAFSAICTHMGCTVDKVANGTIDCPCHGSRFEIGDGSVAHGPATKPLPPRTITVKGNSIHLA, encoded by the coding sequence ATGACCAACAGCACCACGCGGCGCACGGTTCTCGCGACGGGCGTGGCGACGCTCGCCGCCGGGTGCGGCGGGAACCAGGGCGGTTCCGCGCCCGGCACCGAGAAGCTGGCCGGGACCGGCGAGATCCCGGTGGGCGGCGGCAAGGTGTTCAAGGAGCAGAAGGTGGTCGTCACCCAGCCGGCCAAGGGCGACTTCAAGGCCTTCTCGGCGATCTGCACCCACATGGGCTGCACGGTGGACAAGGTGGCGAACGGCACCATCGACTGCCCCTGTCACGGCAGCAGGTTCGAGATCGGCGACGGATCGGTGGCGCACGGCCCGGCGACCAAGCCGCTGCCCCCGCGGACGATCACGGTGAAGGGAAATTCGATCCACCTGGCGTGA
- a CDS encoding phosphatase PAP2 family protein, protein MRTERNLTRRLDRVFARLDREPERPAHIDVPRMSRHRVVLFTATLAFYLAIVWAVVISSWLVRLDWQVMFFRPYQQWPQIHAFLDYYVVLGQRGPTAVMVAAWLGWRSWRQHTLRPLLTLAASLLLLNITVGAAKLGMGRLGPHYATVIGSNEMGLGGDIFPSGHTANAVVTWGILAYLASSPRARRWLSALSAVTSLGVGLTTVYLGTHWLSDVLLGWAAGLLILLALPWFEPLVTRAETGLFDLRDRWRARRGRTVPVPPVPVTPVVLKPRTATADQHAPAREPVASGRGSRAPAHLAPGPHTARSERTPVTPAGSRRPPHADRVPRGTSQPVRPLTGG, encoded by the coding sequence GTGCGTACCGAACGAAACCTGACCCGGCGTCTGGACCGGGTCTTCGCCAGACTCGACCGTGAGCCGGAACGGCCGGCCCACATCGATGTGCCGAGGATGAGCCGGCACCGGGTCGTGCTGTTCACCGCGACCCTCGCCTTCTACCTGGCGATCGTGTGGGCCGTCGTGATCAGCTCCTGGCTGGTCCGGCTCGACTGGCAGGTCATGTTCTTCCGGCCGTACCAGCAGTGGCCGCAGATCCACGCCTTCCTCGACTACTACGTGGTGCTCGGCCAGCGCGGCCCCACCGCCGTGATGGTCGCGGCCTGGCTCGGCTGGCGCTCCTGGCGGCAGCACACGCTGCGCCCGCTGCTGACACTGGCCGCCTCCCTGCTGCTGCTCAACATCACGGTCGGTGCCGCCAAGCTCGGCATGGGACGGCTCGGTCCGCACTACGCGACCGTGATCGGCTCGAACGAGATGGGTCTCGGCGGCGATATATTTCCCAGCGGCCACACCGCCAACGCCGTGGTGACCTGGGGAATCCTGGCGTATCTGGCCTCCAGCCCGAGGGCCCGCCGCTGGCTGTCCGCCCTGTCGGCGGTCACCTCGCTCGGCGTCGGCCTCACCACCGTCTACCTCGGTACGCACTGGCTGAGCGACGTGCTGCTGGGCTGGGCCGCGGGGCTGCTGATCCTGCTCGCCCTGCCCTGGTTCGAGCCCCTGGTCACCAGGGCCGAGACCGGGCTCTTCGACCTGCGCGACCGCTGGCGCGCCCGCCGCGGCCGCACCGTGCCCGTGCCGCCCGTGCCCGTCACGCCGGTGGTCCTCAAGCCACGGACCGCCACCGCCGACCAGCACGCACCGGCCCGCGAGCCGGTGGCCTCGGGACGCGGCTCCCGGGCGCCGGCCCACCTGGCTCCCGGTCCGCACACGGCCCGTTCGGAGCGCACCCCGGTCACCCCGGCGGGCAGCCGCCGGCCGCCGCACGCCGACCGCGTGCCACGCGGCACCTCCCAGCCGGTCCGCCCGCTCACCGGCGGCTGA
- a CDS encoding lysophospholipid acyltransferase family protein: MFGLWKPRVLGAWRMPATGPAILAVNHSHNIDGPMVMGVAPRPTHFLIKKEAFVGPLGAFLSGIGQLKVDRASADRAAIGQALGVLENGGVLGIFPEGTRGEGDFASLRAGLAYFAVRSGAPIVPVAVLGSSDRPGRMVKGLPPLRSRVDVVFGDPFEAGDGSGRRTRRALDEATERIQKQLTSHLENARRLTGR; the protein is encoded by the coding sequence ATGTTCGGGCTGTGGAAGCCGCGTGTGCTGGGCGCCTGGCGGATGCCCGCCACCGGTCCGGCGATCCTCGCCGTGAACCACTCCCACAACATCGACGGACCGATGGTGATGGGCGTGGCCCCCCGGCCGACGCACTTCCTGATCAAGAAGGAGGCGTTCGTCGGCCCGCTGGGCGCCTTCCTGAGCGGGATCGGCCAGCTGAAGGTGGACCGCGCGTCCGCGGACCGCGCGGCCATCGGCCAGGCGCTCGGCGTTCTGGAGAACGGGGGAGTGCTCGGCATCTTCCCCGAGGGCACCCGGGGCGAGGGCGACTTCGCCTCCCTGCGGGCCGGTCTCGCCTACTTCGCGGTCCGCAGCGGGGCGCCGATCGTGCCCGTGGCCGTCCTCGGAAGCTCCGACCGGCCGGGACGGATGGTCAAGGGGCTGCCCCCGCTGCGCTCCCGCGTCGACGTCGTCTTCGGCGACCCGTTCGAGGCGGGCGACGGCAGTGGGCGGCGCACCCGCCGGGCGCTGGACGAGGCGACCGAGCGCATCCAGAAGCAGCTCACCAGCCACCTGGAAAACGCCAGGCGCCTGACCGGGCGCTAG
- a CDS encoding transglycosylase family protein codes for MSECADTSRTTARQDGARKGRTTAALTGAALLAPLGLLAATGNAAAADGGVWDRIAQCESGGNWHINTGNGYYGGLQFSAGTWRAYGGSAYAATADQASRGAQIAVATKVQQAQGWGAWPVCSGRAGASGAAPGAASGAAAKTGVTTKSAPSKAPERSSTHVNRGASRGAYTVREGDTLSIIAARHGTTWQRIYAANRSVIGGDPDVIVPGQRLAL; via the coding sequence ATGTCCGAGTGTGCCGATACCAGCCGTACCACCGCTCGTCAGGACGGCGCCCGCAAGGGCCGTACGACGGCCGCCCTCACCGGGGCGGCGCTGCTGGCCCCGCTGGGCCTGCTGGCCGCGACCGGCAACGCCGCGGCGGCGGACGGCGGAGTGTGGGACCGCATCGCCCAGTGCGAGAGCGGCGGCAACTGGCACATCAACACCGGCAACGGCTACTACGGCGGGCTCCAGTTCTCCGCCGGCACCTGGCGCGCGTACGGCGGCTCCGCCTACGCCGCGACGGCCGACCAGGCCTCCAGGGGCGCGCAGATCGCCGTCGCCACCAAGGTCCAGCAGGCCCAGGGCTGGGGCGCCTGGCCGGTCTGCTCGGGCCGGGCCGGCGCCTCGGGAGCCGCTCCCGGGGCCGCCTCCGGGGCCGCCGCCAAGACGGGCGTGACGACGAAGTCCGCCCCGTCGAAGGCGCCCGAACGGTCGAGCACCCACGTCAACCGCGGCGCCTCGCGCGGCGCCTACACCGTCCGCGAGGGCGACACCCTGAGCATCATCGCCGCCCGGCACGGGACCACCTGGCAGCGGATCTACGCGGCCAACAGGTCGGTCATCGGCGGCGACCCGGACGTGATCGTGCCCGGCCAGCGCCTCGCGCTCTGA
- a CDS encoding prephenate dehydrogenase codes for MRTALVLGTGLIGTSAALALTQRGVVVHLADHDPEQARTAAALGAGTDEAPAGPVDLALVAAPPAHVAAVLADAMGRGLARGYVDVASVKGGPRRELEARGLDLSSYIGTHPMSGREKSGPLAATADLFEGRPWVLTPTRDTDTEVLNLALELVSHCRAVPVVMDADAHDRAVALVSHMPHLVSSLVAARLENAEEAAVRLCGQGIRDVTRIAASDPRMWIDILSANPGPVADLLADVSTDLDDTVRALRALQSSDEAKRREGSAGIEDVLRRGNAGQVRVPGKHGSAPRVYEVVAVLIDDQPGQLARIFADAGQAGVNVEDVRIEHATGQQAGLVQLMVEPKAVPVLTAALRERGWALRQ; via the coding sequence GTGAGGACCGCACTCGTCCTCGGCACCGGACTCATCGGCACCTCCGCCGCGCTCGCCCTCACCCAGCGGGGCGTCGTCGTGCACCTCGCCGACCACGACCCCGAGCAGGCCCGCACCGCCGCCGCGCTCGGCGCCGGCACCGACGAGGCCCCCGCGGGCCCGGTGGACCTGGCGCTCGTCGCCGCCCCGCCCGCCCACGTGGCCGCCGTCCTCGCGGACGCCATGGGCCGGGGCCTGGCGCGCGGCTACGTCGACGTGGCCAGCGTCAAGGGCGGACCGCGCCGGGAGCTGGAGGCGCGCGGCCTCGACCTGTCGTCGTACATCGGCACCCACCCGATGTCCGGCCGGGAGAAGTCGGGGCCGCTCGCCGCGACGGCCGACCTGTTCGAGGGGCGCCCCTGGGTGCTCACCCCGACCCGCGACACCGACACCGAGGTCCTGAACCTCGCCCTGGAACTGGTCTCGCACTGCCGCGCGGTCCCCGTGGTCATGGACGCCGACGCCCACGACCGGGCCGTCGCCCTCGTCTCGCACATGCCCCACCTGGTCTCCAGCCTGGTCGCCGCCCGCCTGGAGAACGCCGAGGAGGCCGCCGTACGGCTGTGCGGACAGGGCATCCGGGACGTCACCCGGATCGCCGCCTCCGACCCCCGGATGTGGATCGACATCCTCTCCGCCAACCCCGGCCCGGTCGCCGACCTCCTCGCGGACGTCTCCACCGACCTGGACGACACCGTGCGCGCGCTGCGCGCCCTGCAGTCCTCCGACGAGGCCAAGCGGCGCGAGGGCAGCGCCGGCATCGAGGACGTGCTGCGGCGCGGGAACGCGGGGCAGGTGCGGGTACCCGGGAAGCACGGGTCCGCGCCGCGGGTCTACGAGGTCGTGGCCGTGCTCATCGACGACCAGCCCGGACAGCTGGCCAGGATCTTCGCCGACGCCGGACAGGCCGGGGTCAACGTCGAGGACGTGCGCATCGAGCACGCGACGGGACAGCAGGCGGGTCTCGTCCAGCTCATGGTCGAGCCGAAGGCGGTGCCCGTCCTGACGGCCGCGCTGCGTGAGCGCGGCTGGGCGCTGCGCCAGTAG
- a CDS encoding I78 family peptidase inhibitor, which yields MASNPTPPAEPQDSPDAYVGLDAQGAERLARQRGWSTVRALPPGAIITMEYRVGRLNFEVRDGRVARAWKG from the coding sequence ATGGCATCGAATCCCACTCCGCCGGCGGAGCCCCAGGACAGTCCCGACGCGTACGTCGGCCTCGACGCCCAGGGCGCCGAGCGGCTCGCCCGGCAGCGCGGCTGGTCGACGGTGCGGGCCCTGCCGCCGGGCGCGATCATCACCATGGAGTACCGGGTGGGCCGGCTCAACTTCGAGGTGCGCGACGGCCGGGTGGCGCGCGCCTGGAAGGGCTGA
- a CDS encoding DNA polymerase beta superfamily protein, giving the protein MRPQTPEEHPDPQDLVREHTIYSCVMGSRAFGLATETSDTDRRGVFLAPTPLFWRFHKPPTHVEGPGEERFSWELERFCELALRGNPNVLECLHSPLVEHVDDTGRELLALRGAFLSRQVHGTFTRYALGQRRKLDADVRTTGAPRWKHAMHLLRLLQSARDLLRTGELRLDVGDRREPLLAVKRGEVPWAEVDARMVRLAAETDEALRHTPLPPEPDHARVAGFLHRVRRASACAPDPYQEVVQGVVGGGRVGQR; this is encoded by the coding sequence ATGCGGCCCCAGACCCCCGAAGAGCACCCGGACCCGCAGGACCTGGTGCGGGAGCACACGATCTACTCCTGCGTCATGGGGTCACGCGCCTTCGGCCTGGCCACGGAGACCAGCGACACCGACCGCAGAGGCGTCTTCCTCGCCCCCACTCCGCTGTTCTGGCGCTTCCACAAGCCGCCGACCCATGTGGAGGGGCCGGGCGAGGAGCGGTTCTCCTGGGAGCTCGAGCGGTTCTGCGAGCTGGCGCTGCGCGGCAACCCGAACGTCCTGGAGTGCCTGCACTCGCCGCTGGTCGAGCACGTGGACGACACGGGCCGTGAGCTGCTGGCGCTGCGCGGCGCCTTCCTGTCCCGGCAGGTCCACGGCACCTTCACCCGCTACGCCCTCGGCCAGCGCCGCAAGCTCGACGCCGACGTCCGGACGACGGGCGCCCCGCGCTGGAAGCACGCGATGCACCTGCTGCGCCTGCTGCAAAGCGCCCGCGACCTGCTGCGCACCGGCGAGCTGCGGCTCGACGTCGGCGACCGGCGCGAGCCGCTGCTCGCGGTGAAGCGGGGCGAGGTGCCGTGGGCCGAGGTGGACGCGCGCATGGTCCGGCTCGCCGCCGAGACCGACGAGGCCCTGCGGCACACCCCGCTGCCACCGGAGCCGGACCACGCGCGCGTGGCCGGCTTCCTGCACCGGGTCCGGCGTGCCTCAGCCTGCGCGCCTGACCCGTACCAGGAAGTCGTGCAGGGCGTCGTGGGCGGTGGGCGCGTCGGGCAGCGCTGA